One genomic segment of Paenibacillus durus includes these proteins:
- a CDS encoding DUF5665 domain-containing protein, with the protein MGNLTGKSRNCEVDDHPFELRHEVKRLNARLDQIADSLEKSEFKDILENYTDPKKRIITNLMAGISRGLGLSLGTFIVLGILGYIVSLFVNVPVIGEYLAEIKKYIDANS; encoded by the coding sequence ATGGGAAATTTGACAGGAAAGTCAAGAAACTGCGAAGTGGACGATCACCCGTTCGAACTCCGCCATGAAGTGAAGCGGCTCAACGCCCGGCTGGACCAAATCGCCGACTCCCTGGAGAAATCAGAGTTCAAGGATATACTCGAGAATTATACAGATCCCAAGAAGCGGATCATTACCAATCTCATGGCTGGTATTTCCCGGGGGCTCGGCCTATCTCTCGGCACCTTCATTGTGCTGGGCATACTGGGTTATATCGTCAGTCTGTTTGTTAACGTGCCGGTCATCGGCGAGTATCTCGCCGAAATTAAGAAGTATATTGACGCCAACAGTTAA
- a CDS encoding sigma-70 family RNA polymerase sigma factor, which produces MNERVTPPESLDESVSLIWEYQQTKDNDIATALIHRYEPMVKMAAGKIARNRPDLYEDLYQVGQMALIRLLQQYDISLGIPFEPYAMKSMIGHMKNFLRDKSWYIQVPRRIKEKGALVQQAIDELTVKLERSPDVGEIARYLDLSVEEAVEVLAGRECYHYVSLDSPLSQEETGATLGELISSDANDYDTVERRMDLQQALGQLKEQEQKVLLLAFQEGQSQRAIAQKLGVSQMSVSRIQKRATEKLKQIMSNSAY; this is translated from the coding sequence ATGAATGAGAGAGTGACTCCCCCAGAGTCCCTGGACGAATCCGTCTCTCTTATTTGGGAATATCAGCAGACCAAAGATAATGATATAGCCACCGCATTGATTCATAGATACGAACCGATGGTCAAGATGGCCGCAGGCAAGATTGCCCGCAACCGCCCCGATCTTTATGAAGACCTCTATCAGGTCGGTCAGATGGCTCTGATCCGCCTCCTGCAGCAATACGATATCAGCCTGGGCATTCCTTTTGAGCCCTATGCCATGAAGAGCATGATCGGGCATATGAAGAATTTTCTCCGCGATAAATCCTGGTACATACAGGTTCCCAGACGGATCAAGGAAAAAGGCGCCTTGGTCCAGCAGGCGATTGACGAATTGACCGTCAAGCTGGAGCGTTCACCCGATGTGGGGGAAATCGCGAGGTACCTTGATCTGTCTGTGGAGGAAGCGGTGGAAGTTCTTGCCGGAAGGGAATGTTACCATTACGTATCGCTCGATTCCCCGCTGTCTCAGGAAGAGACCGGCGCCACGCTAGGCGAACTGATCAGCTCGGATGCGAACGACTATGATACCGTAGAGCGGCGCATGGACCTTCAGCAGGCGCTTGGACAATTGAAGGAGCAGGAGCAGAAGGTGCTGCTGCTGGCATTCCAGGAAGGGCAGTCTCAGCGGGCGATCGCCCAGAAGCTGGGTGTATCGCAGATGAGCGTATCGCGAATTCAGAAACGGGCTACCGAGAAGCTGAAACAGATTATGTCCAATTCGGCTTATTGA